The proteins below are encoded in one region of Clostridium pasteurianum DSM 525 = ATCC 6013:
- a CDS encoding heavy metal translocating P-type ATPase, which produces MDAKKKELILEGLCCPNCAAKIENKSKNISGVESANMDFVSKKLTLEIKDENEIIRILDETKDIIKKLEPDVKIIDTSAKIDSTNIHEEASANKKFKIAALIAGVILYIITFFLSDASTLRLIVSIAAYLLIGGNVLMKSLKNILRGEVFDENFLMSIASIGAFAIKQYSEGIAVMLFYEIGETFQDMAVDRSRRSITKLMDIKPEFANVKVNDSFKKVHPEEVSIDDIILIKPGEKVPLDGVILEGTSMVDTSDLTGESLPREVSSGSTILGGFINQNGVLTVKVTKPFTESAVSKILDLVQNASSKKAQTENFITKFAKYYTPVVTLSAVLLAIIPPLIIPDDTFSQWIYRALVFLVVSCPCALVISIPLGFFGGIGGASKKGILVKGSNYLEALYNVRTVVFDKTGTLTKGVFKVTKINATNNFTEDELLKYAALAENYSNHPIAKSILKCYEDKYGKLESVPNSHIAACKVKAKCQNIMPNTINLKKLKTSSSAGKISKSILNPCKNTNINTDTSNYSELAGYGIKTTVNGKNILAGNLKLMKKENIAYEDSNTIGTIIHIAVDNLYAGYIVISDEIKTDAANTIKDLKTLGIKKTIMLTGDAAKVGTAIGNKLNIDEVYSELLPNEKVDKFEILYSMKSPKEKILYVGDGVNDAPVLARADVGAAMGGLGSDAAIEASDVVIMTDEPSKIVTAIKIARKTQFIVWQNIIFALGIKAVILILGALGFANMWEAVFGDVGVALIAVFNSMRALNVKKL; this is translated from the coding sequence TTGGACGCAAAGAAGAAAGAACTTATACTGGAGGGTCTATGCTGCCCCAACTGTGCAGCTAAGATAGAAAATAAATCAAAAAATATTTCTGGTGTAGAATCAGCCAATATGGACTTCGTATCTAAAAAATTAACATTGGAAATAAAAGATGAAAATGAAATTATAAGAATATTAGATGAAACTAAGGATATTATAAAAAAACTAGAACCAGATGTTAAAATAATAGATACCAGCGCTAAAATTGATAGCACAAATATTCATGAAGAAGCTAGTGCCAACAAGAAATTTAAAATTGCAGCACTTATTGCCGGTGTAATATTATATATAATTACTTTTTTTCTTTCAGATGCTTCTACCTTGAGACTTATTGTTTCAATTGCAGCTTATCTATTAATAGGTGGAAATGTATTAATGAAATCTTTAAAGAATATACTTCGAGGAGAAGTCTTTGATGAAAATTTTCTCATGAGTATTGCAAGTATTGGAGCCTTTGCAATTAAACAATACTCAGAAGGTATAGCTGTTATGCTTTTCTATGAAATTGGTGAAACTTTTCAGGATATGGCAGTGGATAGGTCCAGAAGATCTATAACAAAACTTATGGATATAAAACCTGAATTTGCTAATGTTAAAGTTAATGACAGCTTTAAAAAAGTACACCCAGAAGAAGTATCCATAGATGACATTATTCTTATAAAACCCGGTGAAAAAGTTCCCCTAGATGGAGTTATATTAGAGGGCACTTCCATGGTGGATACCTCTGATCTTACAGGTGAATCCCTTCCAAGAGAAGTGAGCTCAGGCAGTACAATACTGGGAGGTTTTATAAATCAAAATGGAGTTCTAACTGTTAAAGTTACAAAGCCTTTTACTGAATCCGCAGTATCTAAAATATTAGATCTTGTTCAAAACGCTAGCAGTAAAAAAGCTCAAACAGAAAACTTTATAACTAAATTTGCTAAATACTATACTCCTGTAGTTACACTTTCAGCTGTATTACTTGCTATTATACCTCCTCTAATAATTCCTGATGATACTTTCTCCCAGTGGATATATAGAGCTTTAGTTTTCCTTGTAGTATCCTGTCCTTGTGCCCTTGTAATTTCCATACCACTAGGATTCTTTGGAGGTATAGGGGGAGCTTCAAAGAAAGGTATACTGGTTAAAGGCAGCAATTATCTAGAAGCTCTATACAATGTAAGAACTGTAGTATTTGATAAAACCGGAACTTTAACAAAGGGTGTATTTAAAGTTACAAAAATAAATGCCACAAATAATTTTACAGAGGATGAACTCTTAAAATATGCTGCACTGGCAGAAAACTATTCCAATCACCCTATAGCAAAATCTATTTTAAAATGTTATGAAGATAAGTACGGAAAACTTGAATCAGTACCTAATTCTCATATTGCTGCCTGCAAAGTTAAAGCAAAGTGCCAGAATATCATGCCAAATACTATTAACTTGAAAAAATTAAAAACTTCTTCTTCTGCAGGGAAAATATCAAAGAGTATATTAAATCCTTGCAAAAATACTAATATAAATACTGATACTTCAAATTACAGTGAACTGGCAGGCTATGGAATAAAAACTACTGTAAATGGTAAAAACATTCTTGCGGGAAACTTAAAATTAATGAAAAAAGAAAATATAGCCTATGAAGATTCAAATACTATAGGAACTATAATTCATATAGCAGTAGATAATCTATATGCTGGATATATTGTAATATCTGATGAAATAAAAACTGATGCTGCAAATACTATAAAGGATTTGAAAACACTTGGCATAAAGAAAACAATCATGCTTACTGGTGATGCTGCCAAAGTTGGAACAGCCATAGGCAATAAACTCAATATAGACGAGGTTTACTCTGAATTGCTCCCAAATGAAAAAGTAGATAAATTTGAAATACTCTATAGTATGAAATCACCTAAAGAAAAAATATTATATGTAGGTGACGGAGTAAATGATGCCCCTGTTCTAGCAAGAGCTGACGTTGGCGCTGCTATGGGCGGCCTTGGTTCAGATGCTGCCATTGAAGCTTCTGATGTAGTAATTATGACCGATGAACCTTCAAAGATAGTTACTGCTATAAAAATAGCAAGAAAAACTCAGTTTATTGTTTGGCAAAATATAATTTTTGCACTGGGAATAAAGGCTGTAATTCTAATTCTAGGTGCCCTGGGCTTTGCAAATATGTGGGAAGCTGTATTTGGAGATGTAGGTGTAGCCCTTATAGCCGTATTTAATTCCATGAGAGCTTTGAATGTGAAAAAGTTATAG
- a CDS encoding HAMP domain-containing sensor histidine kinase, whose protein sequence is MGTKLRNNKYVLGGTLVLLIYLLSFSLFLISDVYKNRSFYKSEPYFSSDRFTHELDVFSKNLMSFYFDYKDFDNKSDNEKVSDNEVNSALSLNERYIMNAQQEATNNYYNLIVEAINRGNYDAAKNLNEEMTKKREDIRNKNSKTYDEIRDEIIKWKTNDYENIKISLMKNTYIKYYIRNFKANEVYTNMNPALSDDEVENYIKDNALYSMHFPNDLEETKNNFFNNSYLNSYIIIPKDIDKNSYIYKDYEYYNSVRSRIMNEQVMLLAVILIIAALFVYLLYNKKFLQNTSLAKKIFSFTRRIPLTLKIIIVLILFLAVVFYMENLYFFYVPLDIVHFLRLTLLSSFVLVLSIILIDIIMIIKNKDNLKHEIKGIIVNHILLTIKYLLEYKKSILKIVSILSIGIVICIYMFIQQISSFFIAIVCIIYILIIFIYVMRTFVKFCKIAHGTDKITSGNLNYEIDISGKSTMAKLANNINNMKLGFKKAVEDQVKSERLKSELITNVSHDLKTPLTSIINYVDLLKVEDITEQERINYISILDKKSQRIKVLIEDLFEASKLSSGNIEMNIERIDITSLLKQALGELNHKIEESNLIFKINISKEKMYSNLDGKRTWRVFDNLINNALKYSQPNTRVYINLEEQEENIVFTIKNISAYELDFNAEEIFERFKRGDSSRSTEGSGLGLAIAKSIVELEQGSIDINIDGDLFKVIVKFKKIKS, encoded by the coding sequence TTGGGTACAAAATTGAGAAATAATAAGTATGTGTTAGGCGGCACATTAGTACTATTAATTTATTTGTTGTCATTTTCACTATTTTTAATATCAGATGTGTATAAAAACAGAAGTTTTTATAAAAGTGAACCCTATTTTAGCAGTGATAGATTTACTCATGAGTTAGATGTTTTTTCTAAAAATCTTATGAGTTTTTATTTTGATTACAAGGATTTTGATAATAAATCTGATAATGAAAAGGTCAGTGATAATGAGGTGAATTCTGCATTATCACTAAATGAAAGATATATAATGAACGCTCAGCAGGAAGCTACAAACAATTACTATAATCTTATAGTGGAAGCTATAAATAGAGGAAATTATGATGCTGCAAAAAATCTAAATGAAGAGATGACAAAGAAAAGAGAAGATATTAGAAATAAAAATTCAAAGACTTATGATGAAATACGGGATGAAATTATTAAATGGAAAACTAATGACTATGAAAATATAAAAATTAGTCTTATGAAAAATACTTATATTAAATATTATATTAGAAATTTTAAAGCTAATGAAGTATATACTAATATGAATCCTGCCTTGTCTGATGACGAAGTCGAAAATTATATTAAAGATAATGCCTTGTACTCAATGCACTTTCCAAATGATTTAGAAGAAACTAAAAATAATTTCTTTAATAATAGTTATCTTAATAGCTATATAATAATTCCAAAGGATATTGATAAGAATAGTTATATATATAAAGACTATGAATACTATAATTCAGTTAGAAGTAGAATTATGAATGAACAGGTTATGCTATTGGCGGTAATTTTAATAATTGCAGCACTATTTGTGTATCTTCTTTATAATAAGAAGTTTTTACAGAATACAAGTTTAGCGAAAAAAATATTTTCATTTACAAGAAGAATACCTTTAACCTTAAAAATAATTATTGTTTTAATTTTGTTTCTAGCAGTAGTTTTTTATATGGAAAATTTATATTTCTTTTATGTGCCTTTAGACATTGTCCATTTTTTAAGACTTACATTACTTTCAAGTTTTGTTTTAGTTTTATCAATTATATTGATTGATATAATTATGATAATAAAAAATAAGGATAATTTGAAACACGAAATAAAAGGTATAATAGTAAATCATATTTTGTTAACAATTAAATATTTGCTAGAATATAAGAAAAGTATACTTAAAATAGTTTCTATTTTAAGTATAGGTATAGTTATATGTATTTATATGTTTATACAACAAATTAGTAGCTTTTTTATAGCTATTGTTTGCATTATTTACATATTAATTATATTTATTTATGTTATGAGAACTTTTGTAAAATTTTGCAAAATAGCACATGGAACAGATAAAATAACAAGTGGTAATCTTAACTACGAAATTGACATTTCAGGTAAAAGTACCATGGCAAAGCTGGCAAATAATATAAATAATATGAAACTTGGTTTTAAAAAGGCTGTGGAAGATCAGGTTAAAAGTGAACGACTAAAATCAGAGCTTATAACTAATGTATCCCATGACTTAAAGACACCTCTAACCTCCATAATAAATTATGTGGATTTACTGAAGGTTGAGGATATAACAGAGCAGGAGAGAATAAATTATATAAGTATATTGGATAAGAAATCTCAAAGAATTAAGGTGCTCATAGAGGATCTATTTGAAGCCTCAAAGCTTTCCAGCGGTAATATTGAAATGAATATAGAAAGGATAGATATTACTTCTCTGTTAAAACAAGCCTTAGGAGAGCTAAATCATAAAATTGAAGAATCAAATCTGATATTTAAAATAAATATATCGAAAGAAAAAATGTATTCAAATTTAGATGGAAAGAGAACCTGGAGAGTATTTGATAATTTGATAAACAATGCATTAAAATATTCTCAACCCAATACAAGGGTATATATAAATTTAGAGGAACAAGAAGAGAACATAGTATTTACAATTAAAAATATATCCGCCTATGAGCTGGATTTTAATGCTGAGGAAATATTTGAAAGATTTAAAAGAGGTGATAGTTCAAGAAGTACTGAAGGATCAGGGCTTGGTCTTGCTATAGCTAAAAGTATAGTTGAACTGGAACAGGGGTCAATTGATATTAATATTGATGGTGATCTATTTAAAGTTATAGTTAAATTTAAAAAAATCAAGTCATAA
- the hepT gene encoding type VII toxin-antitoxin system HepT family RNase toxin — protein MVKREIVISRIDKLNEYMRILKSLTKYDRKTYINDPLIYGSAERFLHLSIECILDIANHVIADMRYRRPENNKDIFLVLHENKIIDEKLKNNLCNMAGFRNILVHDYLKLDRALVYDIINNNLNDIEDFIKIVVEYI, from the coding sequence ATGGTAAAAAGAGAAATTGTGATTTCAAGGATAGATAAATTGAATGAATATATGAGAATACTTAAATCTTTAACAAAATATGATAGGAAAACATATATTAATGATCCATTGATATATGGATCTGCAGAAAGATTTCTTCATTTAAGCATAGAATGTATTCTCGATATAGCAAATCATGTTATAGCAGATATGAGATATAGAAGACCAGAGAATAACAAAGATATATTTTTAGTGTTACATGAAAATAAAATAATTGATGAAAAGTTGAAAAATAATCTTTGTAATATGGCAGGATTTAGAAACATTTTAGTTCATGATTATTTAAAACTAGATAGAGCACTAGTATATGATATTATAAATAATAATTTAAATGATATAGAAGATTTTATAAAAATAGTAGTGGAATACATATAA
- the mntA gene encoding type VII toxin-antitoxin system MntA family adenylyltransferase antitoxin translates to MNNIIDEVKRFIININKKYAIKFAYIFGSQATGKASKNSDVDIAVYFKNNYTNLEEAFIRGEIIEEGKSFFKKNIDIVSLNNASLLLKYEIIHDGIVIKDDDERGDFESLSLREYFDFKYYSDIYDNVIIEKIKKGEYFRG, encoded by the coding sequence ATGAATAATATTATAGATGAAGTCAAGCGTTTTATCATTAATATAAATAAAAAATACGCAATAAAATTTGCATATATTTTTGGATCACAGGCAACAGGAAAAGCTTCGAAAAATAGTGATGTAGATATAGCGGTATACTTTAAAAATAATTATACAAATTTGGAAGAGGCTTTTATAAGAGGAGAGATTATAGAAGAAGGAAAATCTTTTTTTAAGAAGAATATAGACATAGTTTCACTAAACAATGCCTCACTGCTATTAAAATATGAAATAATTCATGATGGAATAGTAATTAAGGATGATGATGAAAGAGGAGATTTTGAGTCCTTATCTCTAAGAGAGTACTTTGATTTTAAATATTATTCCGATATATACGATAATGTAATTATTGAAAAAATAAAAAAAGGGGAATATTTTAGAGGGTAA
- a CDS encoding ABC transporter ATP-binding protein, which translates to MIEIKNLNKKFDEKIVFSDFNLTIENGDFIIFSGPSGCGKTTLLNMIGAIEKIDNGKIIVDGIDIKNKKNHLNYYRTKIGFLFQNFALVDNKTVKENLKLIRKDCKTNLSIEDALSIIGLEDKLNKKIYTLSGGEQQRVALARLMLKKCDVILADEPTGSLDKKNAEAVLDILKQLNKQGKTIILVTHDENIKKQGNKVVNL; encoded by the coding sequence ATGATTGAAATAAAAAATTTAAATAAAAAATTTGATGAAAAAATAGTATTTTCAGATTTTAATTTAACAATAGAAAATGGGGATTTTATTATATTTTCTGGACCAAGTGGTTGTGGAAAAACAACTTTATTAAATATGATTGGTGCAATTGAAAAAATTGATAATGGAAAAATAATAGTTGACGGTATAGATATTAAAAATAAAAAGAATCATCTAAATTATTACAGAACAAAAATAGGTTTTTTATTTCAAAACTTTGCATTAGTTGATAATAAGACTGTTAAAGAAAACTTAAAATTAATTCGTAAGGATTGCAAAACAAATTTATCAATTGAAGATGCTTTGAGTATTATAGGTTTAGAAGACAAATTAAATAAAAAGATATATACATTATCAGGAGGAGAGCAGCAAAGAGTAGCTTTGGCTAGATTGATGCTAAAAAAGTGTGATGTTATATTGGCTGATGAGCCTACAGGTTCTCTTGATAAAAAGAATGCAGAAGCTGTACTTGATATTTTAAAACAGTTAAATAAACAGGGTAAAACCATTATACTTGTTACCCATGATGAGAATATAAAAAAACAAGGAAATAAAGTGGTGAATTTATGA
- a CDS encoding DUF1430 domain-containing protein, with translation MKKIKFIISFFIIFIGFLIIGESHVFYLDNFYTQYNNTTLYLQGNTTSEEMIADIVDSSNKNRVQVFTFIRSHPSISLTEYDIYCTPGAEKHINEISNIFGRKYRSLFLGNANFKFNNIQSIPNIKSQHDYYVIGSKEQVNKFKMDLIDKYAGNHPKQGYADKESRNNTMAIWLLIISIILLLSYYDAIKQKKENVVRISMGERISKIILENVLLDSLVFIITFVIILSILSRYTYILFHFKISIIAFIILLGINSLLYLNLYFYDVKEVFSNSRSSKNLLALNYVLKLVTTIITIFIISSNIALISQSYSFYKQKSFFDAHSDYYYIEFVYKQIENSNGIIDNRVFDKSASADAEFYREFFEEFHVTSVKNISDFLGIKGISANRNARAYLSSKIDEINNVNLDKDFYFILPDKTKNKSDIINLLKNDIRAKEGTEFVYNYGVIYYHNNIDIVGIDEDYIYGSDLVKNPVILYNNMSGKQVRSQSSDKDSIKGDYLADVMYKLSSEDAFDKFNKFIVDHNLEEQFIEKNNSLEKYENMWIIAKKALYINLVFSILVLLLEFIIINSIIKLEYEVNAIELSIKKVLGYSILEKNRKIIMLTIITTISSIIMAVIVAIILKTEEVYYLAFGGIGILVLELSVITFYIHKIENSKIQNILKGGNL, from the coding sequence TTGAAAAAAATTAAGTTTATTATCAGTTTTTTCATTATTTTTATAGGTTTTTTAATTATAGGGGAAAGCCATGTTTTTTATTTAGATAATTTTTATACTCAATACAATAATACTACATTATATTTACAAGGGAATACAACCAGTGAAGAAATGATTGCTGATATAGTTGATTCATCAAATAAAAATAGAGTTCAGGTATTTACATTCATAAGGTCTCATCCATCTATTTCTCTTACTGAATACGATATTTATTGTACCCCAGGAGCTGAAAAACATATAAACGAAATTTCAAATATATTTGGAAGAAAATACAGAAGTCTTTTTTTAGGGAATGCTAATTTTAAATTTAATAATATTCAGAGTATACCTAATATTAAAAGTCAACATGATTATTATGTTATTGGCAGTAAGGAACAAGTTAATAAATTTAAGATGGATTTAATTGATAAATATGCAGGCAATCATCCTAAACAAGGCTATGCTGATAAGGAATCAAGAAATAATACAATGGCTATATGGCTACTTATCATTAGTATTATTTTATTATTGTCTTACTATGATGCTATCAAGCAAAAAAAAGAAAATGTTGTTAGGATCTCTATGGGAGAAAGAATAAGTAAGATTATCTTAGAAAATGTTCTCTTAGATTCTCTAGTATTCATAATAACTTTTGTAATAATACTATCTATTTTATCAAGATATACTTACATATTGTTTCATTTTAAAATTTCAATTATAGCATTTATTATTTTATTAGGTATCAACAGTTTATTGTATTTAAATTTATATTTTTATGATGTAAAAGAAGTTTTTTCTAACAGCAGAAGTTCTAAAAATTTGTTAGCACTTAATTATGTTTTAAAATTAGTGACAACTATTATTACCATTTTTATAATATCTAGTAATATAGCCTTAATTTCTCAATCTTATAGTTTTTATAAACAAAAATCTTTTTTTGATGCCCACTCAGATTATTACTATATTGAGTTTGTGTATAAGCAAATTGAAAACAGTAATGGCATTATTGATAATAGGGTTTTTGATAAATCTGCAAGTGCAGATGCAGAATTTTATAGAGAATTCTTTGAAGAGTTTCACGTAACTTCAGTAAAAAATATCTCGGATTTTTTAGGTATAAAAGGTATTTCAGCTAATAGAAATGCTCGTGCTTATTTATCAAGTAAGATAGATGAAATTAACAATGTTAATTTAGATAAAGATTTTTATTTTATATTACCTGATAAAACAAAAAATAAATCTGACATTATTAATCTACTAAAAAATGATATACGAGCTAAAGAGGGTACTGAATTTGTTTACAATTATGGTGTGATTTATTACCATAATAATATAGATATTGTTGGAATAGACGAGGATTATATATATGGAAGTGATTTAGTTAAAAACCCTGTTATTCTTTATAATAACATGTCAGGTAAGCAAGTTAGAAGTCAGAGTAGTGATAAGGATTCAATAAAAGGAGATTATTTAGCAGACGTTATGTATAAACTATCATCAGAAGATGCATTTGATAAATTTAACAAATTTATAGTAGACCATAATTTAGAAGAGCAGTTTATTGAAAAAAATAATTCGTTGGAAAAATATGAGAATATGTGGATTATAGCTAAAAAGGCTTTGTATATTAATTTAGTATTTAGTATTTTAGTTTTACTATTGGAATTTATTATTATTAACTCAATTATAAAACTAGAGTATGAAGTGAATGCCATTGAGCTTTCTATTAAGAAAGTCTTAGGATATAGTATTTTAGAAAAAAATAGGAAAATTATTATGTTGACAATTATAACTACAATATCAAGTATAATAATGGCTGTTATTGTTGCTATAATACTGAAAACTGAAGAAGTATACTATTTAGCTTTTGGAGGAATAGGAATCTTAGTATTAGAACTATCTGTTATTACATTTTATATACATAAAATTGAAAATTCTAAAATTCAAAACATACTGAAAGGAGGAAATTTATGA
- a CDS encoding Con-6 family protein: protein MKQNYKKKIIYCNNTLFITIALFLVVILTVIFSRRIIPYLLMSVNNKNIGVIHKISGFEIQALLEDTKVKSIILVKNDKDAENMAKKYEKLLFGSNFQDYKVNILQRNKDFWRLELRAKNPSEKTYYTGGEYFISPSGELLGFQMLDFNTKSSAALNNESVREEASKAAKEILQSLGYEDDYTLQLREHDIVITRLSVRYQPMYLSFGMYENKLYLLNMKGNWTD, encoded by the coding sequence GTGAAACAGAATTATAAAAAGAAAATAATTTACTGTAATAATACATTATTTATAACAATAGCACTGTTTCTTGTGGTTATACTGACAGTTATATTCAGCAGGAGAATAATACCTTATCTGTTGATGAGTGTTAACAATAAGAATATAGGTGTAATCCATAAGATAAGCGGCTTTGAAATTCAAGCTTTATTAGAAGATACTAAAGTGAAAAGTATTATATTAGTAAAAAATGATAAAGATGCAGAAAACATGGCAAAAAAATATGAAAAACTACTTTTTGGCAGCAATTTTCAGGATTATAAGGTAAATATACTTCAAAGAAATAAGGATTTTTGGAGATTAGAATTAAGAGCAAAAAATCCATCTGAAAAAACTTACTATACTGGTGGTGAATATTTTATATCTCCAAGTGGTGAACTTTTAGGTTTTCAAATGTTAGATTTTAATACAAAATCCAGTGCAGCTTTAAATAACGAATCAGTTAGAGAAGAGGCTTCTAAGGCAGCAAAGGAGATACTTCAAAGCTTAGGTTATGAGGATGATTATACATTGCAGTTGAGAGAACATGATATAGTGATAACCAGATTATCAGTTAGATATCAGCCAATGTATTTATCTTTTGGAATGTATGAAAATAAACTTTATCTATTGAATATGAAAGGTAATTGGACAGACTAA
- a CDS encoding sensor histidine kinase — translation MIGILWLSRDYSDMVKRENSVALLAHQSFQQSLYTSLVYWKNQLADSPDIYKVYQSDIILKLTHTGDNSRQVIVTNSNNEIIFSNTSDTIKNNIENTMNKLDKDISYGMYKLDKDRVIIAGNSFKVGDDSFNLYTINNITEEYNYQNKKINDFIEFGSIICILAAGILGIISYLLTKPLRKLETITKHISEGDYSRRVPLVGNDEIYHLTEQINLMAETIDNREKKLKSIAEQRQRFVENFTHELKTPLTSIIAYADLMRTVKQEPYEMDEGLNYISSEGKRLSSMAHKLMTMFHLKSGDLELKTTPLDIIFEQVHDILKLRLKEKNIELKIHCDDISLNIERDLFKTLLINLLDNSIKASTYGDEIYLAGKEQDDKIIIEIIDKGFGIPEKELSYIMEPFYMVDKSRTRKHNGAGLGLTLCNEIVVLHHAVMNIKSEENKGTCVSIIFKKGKSGGETEL, via the coding sequence GTGATTGGCATACTATGGCTTAGCAGAGATTATAGTGATATGGTAAAAAGAGAAAATTCCGTTGCACTTTTAGCTCATCAATCCTTTCAGCAGTCTCTATATACCAGTCTTGTTTATTGGAAAAATCAACTGGCAGACTCACCAGATATATATAAGGTTTACCAATCAGATATTATATTAAAGCTTACCCATACAGGAGATAATTCAAGGCAGGTTATAGTAACAAATTCCAATAATGAAATTATTTTTTCAAATACCAGTGATACAATAAAAAATAACATAGAAAATACTATGAATAAGCTTGATAAAGATATTTCTTATGGTATGTATAAGTTAGATAAGGACAGAGTGATTATTGCTGGGAATAGCTTTAAAGTTGGAGATGATTCCTTTAATCTTTATACCATAAATAATATTACTGAAGAATATAACTATCAAAATAAAAAAATAAATGATTTTATAGAGTTTGGCTCTATAATTTGTATTCTTGCTGCAGGTATATTAGGTATTATTTCATATTTACTTACTAAACCTCTTAGAAAACTTGAAACTATTACTAAGCACATATCAGAAGGGGATTATTCCAGAAGAGTACCTTTGGTTGGAAATGATGAAATTTATCACTTGACTGAGCAAATAAACCTTATGGCAGAAACAATAGATAATAGAGAGAAGAAACTTAAAAGTATAGCTGAACAGAGACAGAGATTTGTGGAAAACTTTACTCATGAATTAAAAACGCCACTTACATCTATTATAGCCTATGCCGATCTTATGCGTACAGTAAAGCAGGAACCCTATGAAATGGATGAAGGACTTAATTATATATCCAGTGAAGGGAAAAGACTTTCTTCTATGGCCCATAAGCTTATGACTATGTTTCACCTAAAAAGTGGGGACCTTGAACTTAAAACTACACCATTGGATATTATATTTGAACAGGTGCATGACATTCTTAAATTACGTTTAAAGGAAAAGAATATTGAACTTAAAATTCATTGTGATGATATTTCTCTCAATATAGAAAGAGATCTTTTTAAAACTCTACTGATAAATCTACTGGATAATTCTATAAAGGCAAGCACATATGGAGATGAAATCTATCTTGCGGGTAAAGAACAGGATGATAAAATTATTATTGAAATTATAGATAAAGGTTTTGGAATACCCGAAAAGGAATTGTCATACATAATGGAACCATTTTATATGGTGGATAAATCTAGAACTCGTAAACACAATGGTGCAGGTCTTGGCTTAACTCTTTGTAATGAAATTGTTGTATTACATCATGCTGTTATGAATATTAAAAGTGAGGAAAATAAAGGTACTTGTGTATCAATTATTTTTAAAAAGGGGAAAAGCGGTGGTGAAACAGAATTATAA
- a CDS encoding response regulator transcription factor, with the protein MNNILVVEDEIPISNVICKYLKVAGYDTETAYNGQEALHKIETDKFDLVLLDVMIPYLNGFDLIKILKPKNISVIFLTAKDELTDKLQGFRLGADDYITKPFEYQELLARIRAVLNRNNKLTNKIVYGDVEINLDSHEVIKNGKQIELLPKEYELLILFIKNRHIALTREVLMQKVWGYDFMGETRTIDAHVQRIRKKLGWKNEIKTIFKTGYRLE; encoded by the coding sequence ATGAACAATATTCTAGTAGTGGAAGATGAAATACCTATTTCAAATGTAATATGCAAATATTTAAAAGTAGCCGGATATGATACAGAAACAGCTTATAATGGACAAGAGGCTTTACATAAAATTGAAACAGATAAATTCGATTTAGTATTATTGGATGTTATGATTCCTTATCTAAATGGTTTTGATTTGATAAAAATTCTTAAACCTAAGAATATTTCTGTAATCTTTTTAACAGCTAAGGATGAACTGACAGATAAGCTTCAGGGTTTTAGATTAGGTGCAGATGATTATATTACAAAACCTTTTGAATATCAGGAATTATTGGCACGTATAAGAGCTGTACTAAACAGAAATAACAAACTTACAAATAAAATTGTTTATGGTGATGTAGAAATTAATTTAGATAGTCATGAAGTTATAAAGAATGGTAAACAGATAGAATTGCTGCCTAAGGAATATGAATTGTTGATTTTATTCATAAAGAACAGGCATATTGCTTTGACAAGAGAAGTTCTCATGCAAAAGGTATGGGGTTATGATTTTATGGGAGAAACAAGAACTATAGATGCTCATGTGCAGCGCATAAGAAAAAAATTAGGATGGAAAAATGAAATTAAAACAATTTTTAAAACAGGCTATAGATTGGAGTAA